ATCATTAGATTTATCCACTTGAGCAAAAGGCATGCAGGAACAAACATTATAACTAGGTCATTTCAATATAACCAAGTACATATTGTGGCAAGTTTCGAGCCAGAGCAGTTAAAATGTGCTACTCGACTAGAGATTGAGAGGAATTTCAAATGAAAAACCAGTTCAAGCACGAAAGTCAAATGGTCCGAGTTAACAGAAACCTTCGAATTCATCAAAAAGATAAGCGATCACAGACAACATTCAAATCCAACGATCGACGGTGTAGATAGAGATGTGCGATTAATAAGCTAATTCattattgaaaacaaaaaatcgAACGTAAAGAAGTCTAACAAGTAAAACCTCATTCAAATGATTGGCTGACAATTTCAGTCGCGCCTCCGTCTTGCCTCTCTCTACTTATTTCGAACACTCTCACATGTGGCCACAAGTTGAATCTGCTTTCGCCGGAGAGGAGGGAGGGGACAAGAGATGATTGGAATTCTCGCCCCGAATGCGACTCTGGAGTTAGGGATTTGGGGAGGTGAATGGAATTCTTTAATTTGTTAGAGAGAGAGTGGTAGATTTTTACTTTTACTAAAAGCCAACACCATagcttttaaaattaaaagagcTCCGGTGCTTAAAATCTCTTTAATGTTTTTTGCAATGCTTCTAAATAGGGTTGTGTATTACTTTGGGTAGGCCGAACTAATTGAACTGaatcaattaaatcaattactTCGATTCGATTATTAAATTATTGGTTAGCAATTCAATTAATTTCAGCAAAAAGCTCGATTAGtttttatcaattcaattttcattGTCAGTTTAATCAAACTAATCGAACcgatcaaaatttcaaaacaacatTGCTTAGAGTGTATTATAAAAGGAAAACAACATTCTGAGTTTCGCTCGCCCTTCCATCTTCTTATTCTCAATCTGACCCCACCACCTTCCTTTGCCCCCTGTCACCACCACCATCTCTCACCTCTAGGCTTATTGACTGGAGACGAAGACGAAGGGCCAACTGGTCAAGCAAACTTCGTCTTCATCTCCGATTCACATGTGAAGACGAAGATGAAGGGTCGAAGCTCTTATTTGCTTGGCACTTCGTCTTCCTCTGACGTTGATGCCAACACTAAcccatcatctctctctccctctgatTTGCTTCACCATGCTCACTCGTCAACATTGATGGCTCTTTCGGTAAGTTTTTTGACAacttttattttacattaaaacttaaatctactaaaattcaacaattagatacttttgatttttggatatgtggATCATTGAGTCAAAGCGAATTTGATGGTTGATTTCGATCGCGGAATCCATTGTGGACGGTGGCTAGTGACATTTTTCCAAAATCGTGTTTTTGACttttttgacaataaaattaatttttagatctagaaaaaattaacaattgaatcaaactcatttttaaatatatgaatcactGTTGTTGTGGGAATCTAATGATCAATTTCGATCATTGGAATCACTGGCCGACGACAACAATAAGGCCAAACTAATGTTCGGTCTCTTTGGTTATTTTGTGCATTAGTTCAGTTTTTGGTCCGGTTCGGTTATCATGGTGTAGGTTTTGATTAGTTGGAGTTAGTTGGTTGATTTAGTTCGGTTATTTCATGCGATTTGGTTAGTAATTTTTGGTTAATTCGATTAACACtcctatttttaaattactaaattatttaaattaatatgaagttcTCAGGTATATAATATGTCCactcaaaagaaatttataaGTTATCATACTTAAGATAATAAAAACGGATATACCCCTTAATAGTTAATTAACAGTTTAGTATTTAACTAATAACATATATTATCAATAGTGAATTGCTgagttaatatttaattaatgaatataatttaaatttatgtttaattaatcaatttatatattttcaaactATAAATTTGtctcaacaaatttgaaaaaaaaccCACTGTCCACCTACTCCATCAATCTAGGTAAGTGGATAAATTCATAACTGGAGCCTAAAGCTTGAATTCTCAaataaacaaagataaatttacAGTATCATACAAAAATAGAATCAAACCTACAATCTTATAATAAtctaaactttcaaaaatatgcGACCGCCATTTGCGTTATCCCACCATTTCAATATACTGTTATTTATTGCAAGACACAGAGTAGAAGAGAGACCCACTTCGCCTATTTTGGGTTTTGTaggtgggttttttttttttgttatttgaattaTAGGCTTAGCCAGTGCCGTACCTGAGTTTTTGTGGCCCTTAGGCGAAATGAAAAAATGGGCCCCCGAAATGTAACCACTGAAAGTTGAAGCAGATCTTAAAGACTGAATCTAATGAACCAATTGGCAATCGAGAGGTAGCGACCAGCGAGCCACGGAGCAAGAGGCAATAAGCCACCGACCACAACCCACAAGGGCGTGCGACTGAGCAGCGAACCATCGGCCACGAGGGCGAGGTGAGTCGGGGTGGACGAGCGACCACCGACcgagcagcgagaggcgagagagagagggagaggtcGAGGGCAAAGGGCGACGGATCagcaagagaagagagaggcagcgagcgacCGGCAACGGAGCAGCAACTAGAGgcaagagcgagggcgaggcgcgacagagagagagaggtagggCTAGGGCAGCGAGTGAAagagaagaagggagaagggtCGTGAACTTTGCAGACGGGAAAGGGTTGGGCGGCTGGGCTGGGCAATAGGCCCTTACAAATGGGGATGTTTTCAATTTGTGAGCCCTAAGTAGCGAAATTTCCATGGGCCCGAGGCAACCTCTCATGggcctcatggaaggtccgGCCCTGCTTATAGCAcaaagaaaatgggaagaatttattttatttggaatgCCAACTCTAGATAAAAATGCAACATTAAGGCGGTACATAATAAATCCACATTTGGAGAAATTTGTACCATGATTCCAAAAGTAATTGATTGGCATTATTCAAATCTAAACAATACACCACAAGTCTTCCTCAACTCTTCTgtgtgaaattattttttagtttattatcACTAATACATTTGCATTTATAATTAACACACTCAGGAACAACATTGAAGTTGTCACAGAAGCAGTCATCATCAACATAACAACTTATAGACATTGCGGTTTGAAAAATATCTGCAATCACATATGTATAGTTGTGAGTTGATCAAACTTAAACAAGCGCATATGATTTATACATTATCTCAAATTGAGTTAGAAATGGCTGCAAATAAGAAGATGAGTAGAAAAATCTTGTTGAAAACAGCCTTGGCCATGTCTTTTGTTTGTAAATTGGCAAGAAACAATGAGGAATTGGATTCCTTTTATGCTTGTTATACACACTCTTGCTACAGTGAGTcctcctttatatatatacgcataGAAGAAGGAAACGTGGCGGAGCTTTGGACATGTCTTTGGTTTGTAGTGCattaattttctatatatttttattgttttaaacaTAATCTTTGAAGTTACAAAACTTTGTTctaattaattctttaaaagGTGCTTGAATTAAGTGAATATACAATCctcatttattgtatttatgcGAACCGATTACATTCTTTGTAcctataaagagagagaaaaaaaaaataatgattgtTGAACCGATTCCTTGACAAGTGATATCAAATTGGATGTCTAACAAATAGTCTCAAACCTTTAGGAGAGCTGCTTGTTTCAATGTATAGAATCtcttaatacaaaaaattttctACTTAGAAAAGGCAAAATTTATAGTGCAACCCATCAAGGATTGAACCCAACTCTATAGTTCTAAATTCTAATACcctaacaaatggtatcaagGCGGAAGGCCTGGCAGTTACTTGTGTCATCTAGGTGACATTGTTGAATAGCTACATGTGGCATGGGATGATGGCCCTGATGGGTGGCTAGTGATGGTGCAAGAGCTCAACTGATTGAATTCTCTCTTCATGGCTTTATAAACATGGCTCAACCCTTCTTCTATCAACTCCAAAACTGTCTGTGGCATTGGTGGCGGGTTGATCTCAACTGATCCTTCCAGCATCTTCACCACTTCCCCCATTGAAGGTCTCATGAAAACCTCATCTTGTATGCACCAAAAAGCCACTTTCAGAGCCCTCATCAACTCGTTCTTTTCCACTGCCCCTTCAAGCCTCCTGTCAGCAACTTTCATTGGTGTCCCATTTCTCATCTCCTGCAAAAACTCAACGTCAAAGTGATAATTAAGACATGCTGAGACCGAACCACATTAAATTTCTACGTACCTTAAAAGCCCAACCGGGGTAGAAGAAGTCCTCGGCATCATAAGTCATGTCCAGGTTTCTTCGACCACCAATGATCTCGAAAAGAAGCATCCCATAGCTGTAAACATCAGCCTTCACAGTTATAGGCCGATTACTAACCCACTCAGGGGCCAAATAGCCTCTGGTTCCTCTCACCATTGTGACAACATGGGAATGTTCTCTTCCCATCAGCTTAGCCAGTCCAAAATCCGAAACCTTTGGACAGAAGTTCTCGTCTAGCAGAATGTTTTCGGGTTTAATATCACAGTGGATGATCCTATCCCTGCACTGCTCATGAAAATAGGCGATCCCTTGTGCAGTTCCAAGGGCTATCTGGAACCGAGTCGACCAGTCCAGCAGCCTGTCCTTGCAGTTGTGCGACAGAAAGATCCATTTGTCCAAGGATCCATTCTTCATGAACTCATACACTAAGAGCCTGTAGATTATCACATTAAGTTAAGAACCAATCTGAGAAAGCTTACTAATGTTCTAAATTCTTACCGCTGAGAACCCTCAGAACAGTAGCCACATAGGCGAACTAAGTTCATATGGTGCATTGAGCCAATAGTGTTCACTTCAGTTATAAACTCCTTCTCTCCATGAGGCAAAACCCTGTCAAGTTTCTTCACTGCAATCAAAGTCCCATCTCCAAGGCTTCCCTTGTAAACACTTCCAAATCCGCCTGCAAAAGAGCAGAACAAATAATTGCAGCAATTTGCTCTGCctttgaagaaagaaattggTTAAACTAGTTTGATCACTGACCAGTTCCAAGCAAGTGTGAGAAATTATTAGTCTTGCATTGCAAGTCCCGGAAGCTGAAATTCACAGGAGCACCAGAAACAAGCAAGGAGTTTTGAATGGCTCTCTTCAAGGCTCTCCTTCTATGAACACTGGTGTACAACAAGGAACAGAGGAGGCCTATAAGAACAGTCATGCTCAGAACAATGGGAAGAACCACAACTTTGTCATGGCCATTCCCTGACCCTCCTGAAGTGTCCTCCTCATCAGACCCTTTCGTCTTGGCTTCTGTTGTCGGTGAGCCATTCGATTCAACCTTCACGAACAGGGTCGAACCCGTGTCCTCGAATCCACCAAACTCCAAGCTCTTCAAGATCCAGCAATAAGGCTTCTCCTCATTGAGGGCAGAGATGGAAGCAACGCACTCACAATCTGATAAACAAGCATCGCCACATTTCGAAACTGTGGCTATGTCACTGTAATTGGCTATCGCTGATGACTCAGAGAAGTAGTAATTCGTTTGTTGAACGGCTGCAATCTTGAACTGAGACGTCAAGTTCTCATGACCACGGCTGCATTTTCCGGTCACGGACGAATTCATATAGCATTGGACCTCATTTCCGGCTTTGGAAGAGCCTGGCAAGCAAGTACACGAAGCGTTCGTCTTGCTTCTGTCCAAATTACAAATCCCATTTCCACAAATTCCGGCGATGTTACAAGGGTTTGACACCGCCGCCCATTCCGGCACCCACTGCCGAGAGCCGTTAACGTCGTTATCCCACCGGTATAGCCTCAGATTTCCGTTGGTCTCCAGCGTTAACCTTCGGAGAATGGACGACCGGATTGATCGGTTTGCGGCTGAAGATAATCCGCCATTGTCGGCGTCGTTCTTGAAGACATAAACAGCTCCGTCTGAGGATGAACCGTAGACAATTCCGAAGCTTCCCTCTTCGTCTAAAATGGCTATAACATCGCCGGTGACGTTGGATATGTCCGGCCCCGACCAGTAGGAGTAGTTGTTGTAAGAATCCGGCGAGGGTTCGGATTCCGGCAGGTTAAAGCTCAGCGCTAGGCTTAATGAAGTGGGTTGTTGCATCATTGTCAGGGAGTAATAGCCTCCGTGGGAAGGCGATTTTGGAGAAGTAAGCTCCAGAGCGACCGATAATGGCTGACCAGGAAGGAGAGTGTCGGAAGGGTGTGAAAAGCTTTGCCATGCGATGGTTTGGTTGGCGTCGTAGAGAATGAGGTTGCCGGTTTCCGACATGACCGCCGCCTCGACGCCTTGGCTGGAGGTGTTTGAGGCCCAGGCGGTGGTGGCGCCGTTGAGGAGGACGAGGTTTCCGGTGGTGTCCAGCTCCAAGATCGCGTCTTTGCCGACGGGAGAGTTTCTAATCAGAGGAtggagagaaaatgaaatggtttGGCTAAATGATGATCACATAACCTGCAAAAGCTTTTGTAAAGACTAGAGATGGAGAAATGGTTTGCGCTTCTTCTTGAAGCAAAAAAGTGCAAAAACCAGTTACCatccgatctctctctctctctctctctatagtTCGTTTCTGAGATGGCGACATGGTGATTTACTTTCAATTAAATAATGTAAAACCTTGTTAAATTCATATACAGGCGGGGCAACTCTCTTACTTAGTTATTTTTGTAATACACATACGTGTGCGCATATCTTTGTAATACATAACGCACTGAAAACCTAttgaattaagacaatttcaaaTTCATATGAATGAATTAAACTTCAAAATTTATAAGGAAAATGTAACAATATTTACCTATTAGCCGACCAAACCAGCGTTCGATCTCCCGGAAGTTCTGCAAACCAAATAGCCAATAGATACTGATCGTAATCATGCGAGTCAGACGTCTGAACGAACCCGAATGCAAAGGTCCCATTCTTAGAAACCCAAGCTCGGTCCTCCTTGGCCATCAATCTCGAACCCAATCCGCTCTGCCCCAAGCCACAGTAGGCTTGGCCAGCCACaagcaagaaaaataacaaaacccagaaggaagaggaagaagaaaccaTAGTCAGTACTGATGATGAGCTTTGAGTTACAGCTAAAGTCTAATGTTCAATGAATTTTGGACAAAGAGAGTTATATAATCAACAGGAAGGGGATACGAAGAGTCATAAATTTGGAAGGAAAATGGGGAGGAGATAACACGTGTAGAGTTGGTGGGTGAGCTAATTCGTTGAAAAAGTTCTCAAAAACCATGCAGTTATGCAGTGGTCGGCGCTGGCTGCCAATTATTGGAATCTGGATATAATTTGGGAAGGGGatgtatcatatatatatttgtcgcCTTTCAAGATCAGTTTTAAGCTAATTCCAGTTGCGTGGCCCCAACCCACCAAGGGGCAAACATGAGACTGTTAACGGCAAAGTTCAAATGTTTTCCGGTTTTCACACTTGGGATCAAAGCAATCCTTCCATGTTTGAACTTCTGCTGCTTCTCTGACTAATTTTCACGTGATGATGAGCTCAATAGGTGGGAGGGAAAATCACGAATATACTATCCCAGCTCATGttttatattgtaaatatatatgaaattctatttattatgtatttaagatataaacatatgatatataatttaattttaagactTGGACCAAgaattattattcttaattttgaGATCATATCGACGTGTTATCATAActacattaaataaataatttttttgatagtTGGATTGGTAATGTGAGAAAAATATCAtagaaatttatgtaaataaaataaaaaaagataaatatttaacaaaaagagattaaaaaatgGAGAGATATATTTACCTTTGGTATATTGTTCtttgtatttatattcttttatttaaaataagaaataaatttaacagtgaagtaagaaaagaaaagaaaagaaaaatcatcgGACAACTTAGATTAGCAGCAATACGACGCCGTGGAGGTTGTCTCGTCTCGGCCCAGATCTTTCCCTGCAATTTCGTGGAGTCACGCAATTGGGGTTTCTCTAATTCAGTCGTCTGATGTTGAATTT
This genomic stretch from Diospyros lotus cultivar Yz01 chromosome 1, ASM1463336v1, whole genome shotgun sequence harbors:
- the LOC127795196 gene encoding G-type lectin S-receptor-like serine/threonine-protein kinase At5g24080 isoform X1, translated to MVSSSSSFWVLLFFLLVAGQAYCGLGQSGLGSRLMAKEDRAWVSKNGTFAFGFVQTSDSHDYDQYLLAIWFAELPGDRTLVWSANRNSPVGKDAILELDTTGNLVLLNGATTAWASNTSSQGVEAAVMSETGNLILYDANQTIAWQSFSHPSDTLLPGQPLSVALELTSPKSPSHGGYYSLTMMQQPTSLSLALSFNLPESEPSPDSYNNYSYWSGPDISNVTGDVIAILDEEGSFGIVYGSSSDGAVYVFKNDADNGGLSSAANRSIRSSILRRLTLETNGNLRLYRWDNDVNGSRQWVPEWAAVSNPCNIAGICGNGICNLDRSKTNASCTCLPGSSKAGNEVQCYMNSSVTGKCSRGHENLTSQFKIAAVQQTNYYFSESSAIANYSDIATVSKCGDACLSDCECVASISALNEEKPYCWILKSLEFGGFEDTGSTLFVKVESNGSPTTEAKTKGSDEEDTSGGSGNGHDKVVVLPIVLSMTVLIGLLCSLLYTSVHRRRALKRAIQNSLLVSGAPVNFSFRDLQCKTNNFSHLLGTGGFGSVYKGSLGDGTLIAVKKLDRVLPHGEKEFITEVNTIGSMHHMNLVRLCGYCSEGSQRLLVYEFMKNGSLDKWIFLSHNCKDRLLDWSTRFQIALGTAQGIAYFHEQCRDRIIHCDIKPENILLDENFCPKVSDFGLAKLMGREHSHVVTMVRGTRGYLAPEWVSNRPITVKADVYSYGMLLFEIIGGRRNLDMTYDAEDFFYPGWAFKEMRNGTPMKVADRRLEGAVEKNELMRALKVAFWCIQDEVFMRPSMGEVVKMLEGSVEINPPPMPQTVLELIEEGLSHVYKAMKREFNQLSSCTITSHPSGPSSHATCSYSTMSPR
- the LOC127795196 gene encoding G-type lectin S-receptor-like serine/threonine-protein kinase At5g24080 isoform X2, with the protein product MSETGNLILYDANQTIAWQSFSHPSDTLLPGQPLSVALELTSPKSPSHGGYYSLTMMQQPTSLSLALSFNLPESEPSPDSYNNYSYWSGPDISNVTGDVIAILDEEGSFGIVYGSSSDGAVYVFKNDADNGGLSSAANRSIRSSILRRLTLETNGNLRLYRWDNDVNGSRQWVPEWAAVSNPCNIAGICGNGICNLDRSKTNASCTCLPGSSKAGNEVQCYMNSSVTGKCSRGHENLTSQFKIAAVQQTNYYFSESSAIANYSDIATVSKCGDACLSDCECVASISALNEEKPYCWILKSLEFGGFEDTGSTLFVKVESNGSPTTEAKTKGSDEEDTSGGSGNGHDKVVVLPIVLSMTVLIGLLCSLLYTSVHRRRALKRAIQNSLLVSGAPVNFSFRDLQCKTNNFSHLLGTGGFGSVYKGSLGDGTLIAVKKLDRVLPHGEKEFITEVNTIGSMHHMNLVRLCGYCSEGSQRLLVYEFMKNGSLDKWIFLSHNCKDRLLDWSTRFQIALGTAQGIAYFHEQCRDRIIHCDIKPENILLDENFCPKVSDFGLAKLMGREHSHVVTMVRGTRGYLAPEWVSNRPITVKADVYSYGMLLFEIIGGRRNLDMTYDAEDFFYPGWAFKEMRNGTPMKVADRRLEGAVEKNELMRALKVAFWCIQDEVFMRPSMGEVVKMLEGSVEINPPPMPQTVLELIEEGLSHVYKAMKREFNQLSSCTITSHPSGPSSHATCSYSTMSPR